A genome region from Flavobacterium sp. includes the following:
- a CDS encoding TSUP family transporter: protein MDSYIIFFLCLAAFAAGFIDAIVGGGGLIQTPMGLILLPNLPVSTVIGSLKIPAFSGTAFAAFQYLKKVAIERKLLLLMMCLAFPSAFLGSAILTLVSNDFMKPLLLVVLSLLFIYTYAKKNFGQHAAKDHSQTKQIIYAVLMSIIIGFYDGFIGPGTGSFLVVGFIALLGFDFLNASANAKMVNLATNFGSICLFMIKGKIIWAIAIPMAVSNGLGGWLGAKVAINKGNGFIRIFFLVVVVGTLIRFAYDVFYK from the coding sequence ATGGACTCATATATAATATTTTTTCTTTGTTTAGCAGCTTTTGCCGCTGGATTTATTGATGCAATTGTAGGCGGCGGCGGATTAATCCAAACTCCAATGGGATTAATTTTATTGCCAAATCTTCCGGTTTCTACCGTTATTGGAAGTTTAAAAATTCCAGCCTTCAGCGGTACTGCATTTGCGGCTTTTCAATACTTAAAAAAAGTAGCCATAGAAAGGAAATTGCTTTTATTGATGATGTGTTTGGCATTTCCGTCGGCATTTTTGGGTTCAGCGATATTAACACTTGTGAGTAATGATTTTATGAAACCGCTTCTGCTTGTGGTTTTATCATTACTGTTTATTTATACTTATGCAAAGAAAAACTTCGGACAGCATGCTGCTAAAGATCATTCGCAAACAAAGCAAATAATCTATGCTGTTTTGATGAGTATAATAATTGGTTTTTATGATGGTTTTATAGGACCCGGAACAGGCAGTTTTTTAGTTGTAGGTTTTATTGCGCTTTTAGGTTTCGATTTTTTAAACGCTTCTGCAAATGCTAAAATGGTAAATCTGGCAACGAATTTTGGTTCGATTTGCCTGTTTATGATAAAAGGAAAAATCATTTGGGCAATCGCAATTCCAATGGCAGTAAGTAACGGATTGGGCGGCTGGCTTGGAGCAAAAGTGGCAATCAATAAAGGAAACGGTTTTATTAGAATTTTCTTTTTGGTTGTGGTTGTGGGAACGCTTATTAGATTTGCTTATGATGTTTTTTATAAATAA